In Panthera leo isolate Ple1 chromosome F3, P.leo_Ple1_pat1.1, whole genome shotgun sequence, one genomic interval encodes:
- the UBAP2L gene encoding ubiquitin-associated protein 2-like isoform X15, with product MMTSVGTNRARGNWEQPQNQNQTQHKQRPQATAEQIRLAQMISDHNDADFEEKVKQLIDITGKNQDECVIALHDCNGDVNRAINVLLEGNPDTHSWEMVGKKKGVSGQKDGGQTESNEEGKENRDRDRDYSRRRGGPPRRGRGASRGRECMHGALTKPAVVRGQENGLDGTKSGGPSGRGTERGRRGRGRGRGGSGRRGGRFSAQGMGTFNPADYAEPANTDDNYGNNSGNTWNNTGHFEPDDGTSAWRTAAEEWGTEDWNEDLSETKIFTASNVSSVPLPAENVTITAGQRIDLAVLLGKTPSSMENDSSNLDPSQAPSLAQPLVFSNSKQSAITQPASGNSFSHHSMVSMLGKGFGDVGEAKGGSTTGSQFLEQFKTAQALAQLAAQHSQPGTTATSSWDMGSASQSPSLVQYDLKNPDDSTVHSPFSKRQAFTPSSAMMEVFLQEKPPTVATSTAAPPPPSSPLPSKSTSAPQMSPGSSDNQSSSPQPAQQKLKQQKKKASLTSKIPALAVEMPGSADISGLNLQFGALQFGSEPVLSDYESTPTTSASSSQAPSSLYTSTASESSSTISSNQSQESGYQSGPIQSTTYTSPNNAQGPLYEQRSTQTRRYPSSISSSPQKDLTQAKNGFSSVQATQLQTTQSVEGATGSAVKSDSPSTSGISPLSETVSAASLLTAASQHSSPLGGLSHGEESANAPTTQHSSTLSTQQNTLSSSTSSGRTSTSTLLHTSVDSEANLHSSSSTFSTTSSAVSAPPPVVSVSSSLHGGSSLGLSLSSNSTVTASTRSSVATTSGKAPPNLPPGVPPLLPNPYIMAPGLLHAYPPQVYGYDDLQMLQTRFPLDYYSIPFPTPTTPLTGRDGSLASNPYSGDLTKFGRGDASSPAPATTLAQPQQNQTQTHHTTQQTFLNPALPPGYSYTSLPYYTGVPGLPSTFQYGPAVFPVAPTSSKQHGVNVSVNASATPFQQPSGYGSHGYNTGRKYPPPYKHFWTAES from the exons CATTCGTGGGAGATGGTCGGGAAGAAGAAGGGAGTCTCAGGACAGAAGGATGGTGGCCAAACGGAATCCAACgaggaaggcaaagaaaatcGAGACCGTGACAGAGACTATAGTCGGCGACGTGGTGGGCCACCAAGACGGGGGAGAGGTGCCAGCCGTGGACGAGAGTGTATGCATGGGGCTTTAACAAAACCAGCTGTGG ttcgGGGTCAGGAAAACGGATTAGATGGCACTAAGAGTGGAGGACCTTCTGGAAGAGGCACTGAACGAGGCAGAAGAGGACGTGGCAGAGGCAGAG gtgGCTCTGGTAGACGGGGAGGAAGGTTTTCTGCTCAAGGAATGGG AACCTTTAACCCAGCTGATTATGCAGAACCGGCCAATACCGATGACAACTATGGCAATAATAGCGGGAATACGTGGAACAACACTGGCCACTTCGAACCAGATGATGGGACGA GTGCGTGGAGGACCGCGGCAGAGGAGTGGGGGACTGAAGACTGGAATGAAGAC CTTTCTGAGACCAAGATCTTCACTGCCTCTAATGTGTCTTCAGTGCCTCTGCCTGCGGAGAATGTGACAATCACTGCTGGTCAGAG AATCGACCTTGCTGTTCTGTTGGGGAAGACACCATCTTCAATGGAGAATGATTCCTCTAATCTGGATCCATCTCAGGCTCCTTCTCTTGCGCAGCCTCTGGTGTTCAGTAATTCAAAGCAGAGCGCCATAACACAGCCTGCTTCAGGAAACTCATTCTCCCATCACAGTATG GTGAGCATGTTGGGGAAAGGGTTTGGCGATGTCGGCGAAGCCAAAGGTGGCAGCACCACGGGCTCTCAGTTCTTGGAGCAGTTCAAGACTGCTCAGGCCCTGGCCCAGCTGGCGGCACAGCATTCTCAGCCTGGAACCACCGCCACCTCCTCTTGGGACATGGGCTCCGCCTCGCAGTCCCCATCGCTGGTGCAGTACG ATTTGAAGAACCCAGACGATTCCACAGTACACAGCCCCTTCAGCAAACGCCAGGCTTTCACCCCGTCTTCAGCCATGATGGAGGTGTTCCTTCAGGAGAAGCCGCCCACGGTGGCCACCTCCACTGCTGCACCTCCACCGCCCTCTTCTCCTCTGCCGAGCAAATCCACCTCGGCCCCACAGATGTCTCCCGGGTCTTCAGATAACCAGTCCTCCAGCCCTCAGCCGGCTCAGCAGAAATTGaaacagcagaagaaaaaggCCTCCTTGACTTCTAAG ATTCCTGCTCTGGCTGTGGAGATGCCTGGCTCAGCAGATATCTCAGGGCTAAACCTGCAGTTTGGGGCATTGCAGTTTGGGTCAGAGCCTGTCCTTTCTGATTACGAGTCCACCCCCACCACGAGCGCCTCTTCAAGCCAGGCTCCAAGTAGCCTCTATACCAGCACAGCCAG TGAATCTTCATCTACAATTTCATCTAACCAGAGTCAGGAGTCCGGTTATCAGAGCGGTCCAATTCAGTCGACAACCTATACCTCCCCAAATAATGCTCAGGGCCCTCTGTATGAACAGAGGTCCACACAGACTCGACGGTACCCCAGCTCCATCtcctcatcaccccaaaaggaccTGACTCAGGCAAAG AATGGCTTCAGCTCTGTGCAGGCCACACAGTTACAGACCACGCAATCTGTTGAAG GTGCTACAGGCTCTGCAGTGAAGTCTGACTCACCTTCCACTTCCGGCATCTCCCCTCTCAGCGAGACGGTGTCCGCAGCCTCCTTGCTGACAGCGGCCAGTCAACACTCATCCCCCCTGGGTGGCTTGAGCCACGGTGAGGAGAGTGCAAACGCTCCCACCACACAACACAGCAG CACGTTATCGACGCAGCAGAACACCCTCTCGTCATCCACGTCTTCTGGGCGCACTTCTACATCCACTCTTTTG CACACAAGCGTGGACAGTGAGGCGAACCTCCATTCTTCCTCCAGCACTTTCTCCACCACGTCCAGCGCggtctctgcgcctcccccggtGGTCAGTGTCTCCTCCAGTCTCCACGGCGGCAGCAGCTTAGGCCTCAGCCTCAGCAGCAACTCCACCGTCACAGCCTCGACTCGGAGCTCGGTCGCTACGACTTCAG GAAAAGCTCCTCCCAACCTCCCTCCCGGGGTCCCGCCGTTGTTGCCTAATCCGTACATCATGGCTCCGGGGCTGTTACACGCCTACCCG CCTCAAGTATATGGTTACGATGACTTACAGATGCTTCAGACGAGATTCCCCTTG GATTACTACAGCATCCCATTTCCCACGCCCACCACACCGCTGACTGGGAGGGACGGTAGCCTGGCCAGCAACCCCTACTCTG GTGACCTCACGAAGTTCGGCCGCGGGGATGCCTCCTCCCCGGCCCCGGCCACAACCTTGGCCCAACCCCAACAGAACCAGACGCAGACTCACCACACGACGCAGCAGACATTCCTGAACCCGGCGCTGCCTCCTGGCTACAGTTACACCAGCCTGCCATACTACACAGGGGTTCCGGGCCTCCCCAGCACCTTCCAGTATGGGCCTGCTGTGTTCCCT GTGGCTCCTACCTCTTCCAAGCAGCATGGTGTGAATGTCAGTGTGAACGCATCAGCCACCCCTTTCCAACAGCCAAGTGGATATGGGTCTCACGGATACAACACTG gaagaaaatatCCACCCCCTTACAAGCATTTCTGGACGGCAGAGAGCTAA
- the UBAP2L gene encoding ubiquitin-associated protein 2-like isoform X16 codes for MMTSVGTNRARGNWEQPQNQNQTQHKQRPQATAEQIRLAQMISDHNDADFEEKVKQLIDITGKNQDECVIALHDCNGDVNRAINVLLEGNPDTHSWEMVGKKKGVSGQKDGGQTESNEEGKENRDRDRDYSRRRGGPPRRGRGASRGREFRGQENGLDGTKSGGPSGRGTERGRRGRGRGRGGSGRRGGRFSAQGMGTFNPADYAEPANTDDNYGNNSGNTWNNTGHFEPDDGTSAWRTAAEEWGTEDWNEDLSETKIFTASNVSSVPLPAENVTITAGQRIDLAVLLGKTPSSMENDSSNLDPSQAPSLAQPLVFSNSKQSAITQPASGNSFSHHSMVSMLGKGFGDVGEAKGGSTTGSQFLEQFKTAQALAQLAAQHSQPGTTATSSWDMGSASQSPSLVQYDLKNPDDSTVHSPFSKRQAFTPSSAMMEVFLQEKPPTVATSTAAPPPPSSPLPSKSTSAPQMSPGSSDNQSSSPQPAQQKLKQQKKKASLTSKIPALAVEMPGSADISGLNLQFGALQFGSEPVLSDYESTPTTSASSSQAPSSLYTSTASESSSTISSNQSQESGYQSGPIQSTTYTSPNNAQGPLYEQRSTQTRRYPSSISSSPQKDLTQAKNGFSSVQATQLQTTQSVEGATGSAVKSDSPSTSGISPLSETVSAASLLTAASQHSSPLGGLSHGEESANAPTTQHSSTLSTQQNTLSSSTSSGRTSTSTLLHTSVDSEANLHSSSSTFSTTSSAVSAPPPVVSVSSSLHGGSSLGLSLSSNSTVTASTRSSVATTSGKAPPNLPPGVPPLLPNPYIMAPGLLHAYPPQVYGYDDLQMLQTRFPLDYYSIPFPTPTTPLTGRDGSLASNPYSGDLTKFGRGDASSPAPATTLAQPQQNQTQTHHTTQQTFLNPALPPGYSYTSLPYYTGVPGLPSTFQYGPAVFPVAPTSSKQHGVNVSVNASATPFQQPSGYGSHGYNTGRKYPPPYKHFWTAES; via the exons CATTCGTGGGAGATGGTCGGGAAGAAGAAGGGAGTCTCAGGACAGAAGGATGGTGGCCAAACGGAATCCAACgaggaaggcaaagaaaatcGAGACCGTGACAGAGACTATAGTCGGCGACGTGGTGGGCCACCAAGACGGGGGAGAGGTGCCAGCCGTGGACGAGAGT ttcgGGGTCAGGAAAACGGATTAGATGGCACTAAGAGTGGAGGACCTTCTGGAAGAGGCACTGAACGAGGCAGAAGAGGACGTGGCAGAGGCAGAG gtgGCTCTGGTAGACGGGGAGGAAGGTTTTCTGCTCAAGGAATGGG AACCTTTAACCCAGCTGATTATGCAGAACCGGCCAATACCGATGACAACTATGGCAATAATAGCGGGAATACGTGGAACAACACTGGCCACTTCGAACCAGATGATGGGACGA GTGCGTGGAGGACCGCGGCAGAGGAGTGGGGGACTGAAGACTGGAATGAAGAC CTTTCTGAGACCAAGATCTTCACTGCCTCTAATGTGTCTTCAGTGCCTCTGCCTGCGGAGAATGTGACAATCACTGCTGGTCAGAG AATCGACCTTGCTGTTCTGTTGGGGAAGACACCATCTTCAATGGAGAATGATTCCTCTAATCTGGATCCATCTCAGGCTCCTTCTCTTGCGCAGCCTCTGGTGTTCAGTAATTCAAAGCAGAGCGCCATAACACAGCCTGCTTCAGGAAACTCATTCTCCCATCACAGTATG GTGAGCATGTTGGGGAAAGGGTTTGGCGATGTCGGCGAAGCCAAAGGTGGCAGCACCACGGGCTCTCAGTTCTTGGAGCAGTTCAAGACTGCTCAGGCCCTGGCCCAGCTGGCGGCACAGCATTCTCAGCCTGGAACCACCGCCACCTCCTCTTGGGACATGGGCTCCGCCTCGCAGTCCCCATCGCTGGTGCAGTACG ATTTGAAGAACCCAGACGATTCCACAGTACACAGCCCCTTCAGCAAACGCCAGGCTTTCACCCCGTCTTCAGCCATGATGGAGGTGTTCCTTCAGGAGAAGCCGCCCACGGTGGCCACCTCCACTGCTGCACCTCCACCGCCCTCTTCTCCTCTGCCGAGCAAATCCACCTCGGCCCCACAGATGTCTCCCGGGTCTTCAGATAACCAGTCCTCCAGCCCTCAGCCGGCTCAGCAGAAATTGaaacagcagaagaaaaaggCCTCCTTGACTTCTAAG ATTCCTGCTCTGGCTGTGGAGATGCCTGGCTCAGCAGATATCTCAGGGCTAAACCTGCAGTTTGGGGCATTGCAGTTTGGGTCAGAGCCTGTCCTTTCTGATTACGAGTCCACCCCCACCACGAGCGCCTCTTCAAGCCAGGCTCCAAGTAGCCTCTATACCAGCACAGCCAG TGAATCTTCATCTACAATTTCATCTAACCAGAGTCAGGAGTCCGGTTATCAGAGCGGTCCAATTCAGTCGACAACCTATACCTCCCCAAATAATGCTCAGGGCCCTCTGTATGAACAGAGGTCCACACAGACTCGACGGTACCCCAGCTCCATCtcctcatcaccccaaaaggaccTGACTCAGGCAAAG AATGGCTTCAGCTCTGTGCAGGCCACACAGTTACAGACCACGCAATCTGTTGAAG GTGCTACAGGCTCTGCAGTGAAGTCTGACTCACCTTCCACTTCCGGCATCTCCCCTCTCAGCGAGACGGTGTCCGCAGCCTCCTTGCTGACAGCGGCCAGTCAACACTCATCCCCCCTGGGTGGCTTGAGCCACGGTGAGGAGAGTGCAAACGCTCCCACCACACAACACAGCAG CACGTTATCGACGCAGCAGAACACCCTCTCGTCATCCACGTCTTCTGGGCGCACTTCTACATCCACTCTTTTG CACACAAGCGTGGACAGTGAGGCGAACCTCCATTCTTCCTCCAGCACTTTCTCCACCACGTCCAGCGCggtctctgcgcctcccccggtGGTCAGTGTCTCCTCCAGTCTCCACGGCGGCAGCAGCTTAGGCCTCAGCCTCAGCAGCAACTCCACCGTCACAGCCTCGACTCGGAGCTCGGTCGCTACGACTTCAG GAAAAGCTCCTCCCAACCTCCCTCCCGGGGTCCCGCCGTTGTTGCCTAATCCGTACATCATGGCTCCGGGGCTGTTACACGCCTACCCG CCTCAAGTATATGGTTACGATGACTTACAGATGCTTCAGACGAGATTCCCCTTG GATTACTACAGCATCCCATTTCCCACGCCCACCACACCGCTGACTGGGAGGGACGGTAGCCTGGCCAGCAACCCCTACTCTG GTGACCTCACGAAGTTCGGCCGCGGGGATGCCTCCTCCCCGGCCCCGGCCACAACCTTGGCCCAACCCCAACAGAACCAGACGCAGACTCACCACACGACGCAGCAGACATTCCTGAACCCGGCGCTGCCTCCTGGCTACAGTTACACCAGCCTGCCATACTACACAGGGGTTCCGGGCCTCCCCAGCACCTTCCAGTATGGGCCTGCTGTGTTCCCT GTGGCTCCTACCTCTTCCAAGCAGCATGGTGTGAATGTCAGTGTGAACGCATCAGCCACCCCTTTCCAACAGCCAAGTGGATATGGGTCTCACGGATACAACACTG gaagaaaatatCCACCCCCTTACAAGCATTTCTGGACGGCAGAGAGCTAA